ATTCCATTTGTTCACTAGTATTACCCAAACCCGTACTAAATCGAATCGCGGAATTCAAAAGATTTGATGAGAGTCCCATAGCTCGCAATACATGGGATATTTCCAACGATCCGGAGGTGCATGCTGAGCCGCTGGCTGCGGAGATCTTCTCCATATCCAAATTCATGAGCATGACATCTGTTCTTACTTCAGGGAAGCTTAAGTTTGTAATATTCGGTAGGTAATGTTTGGAATTACCGTTGATTGTATAGCTTTCATTCCCGATTCGAATATCCAGTTCCCCGAGCAGTTTATTCCGCAAAACTAGCGAATCCGCCTGTTTCTGTTCCAACTGTTGTACAGCCCGCTCCACCGCTTTGGCAAACCCTGCTGCACCAGCTAGATTCTCCGTTCCCGCTCGGCGTCCGCGCTCCTGAAGTCCTCCATGCTGCCTTGGATGAATTGGCGCCCCTCTTCTAACGTACAGACCGCCAATGCCTTGCGGCCCATTGATTTTGTGTGCGCTGAAGCTCATATAATCTACTGGAATATCGCGTAGGGTAATAGGCAACGCACCAAGGGCTTGTACAGCATCAACATGGAATAAAACGCCTCTGCTCGCCGCTAGCTCACCAATCTCAGCAATGGGTTGAACCGTTCCGACTTCATTATTGGCAAACATGATACTAATTAGTACCGTATCCGATCTCAGAGCAGCCCTAACATCATCGACACTAACTAATCCGGTAGAATCAACCGGAAGGTAAGTCACACTAAAGCCTTCCTTTTCAAGGATTTCAAAGGTATGTAAAACAGCATGATGTTCTATTTTCGTGGTAACGATATGTTTTCCCTTCTCAGAAGAGACAGCTACAGCTCCAAATATTGCCAGGTTATCGCTTTCTGTGCCTCCGCTGGTGAATACCCACTCTTCCGGGGAACAACCCAAAGAGGAAGCGATAACGTCTCTCGCCCCGTTTATAATCTTTTTAGCTGCACGGCCAAAGGAATGAACACTGGATGCATTCCCAAATTGCTCCGTCATTATTTTCAACATAACACCAGCCACCTCGGGATGAACCGGAGTGGAGGCGGCATGGTCCAAATAGATAGGTTTCATGGTTAGGTCTCCGCTTCTAGACTTCTTTAAATATAAGACAATCGTTCGGTCTCCTTTATATCATACCCTTTAATGAGTATCAACACTTTAGTGTTTCAGCCCGCATGCTTCACTTTAGTTGGCTGCCAAGCCAAAATATTATCGATCCGGAAAACACGCGGAGTCCCACTCGACAGACAGGTTGCCCGAAGCATGCCATCCCGCAAGCTTTTTATTTCGATTTGACGCTGCGTGATCTTCCCAACCTTGTCTACATAAACAATCTCGACCCTTTGACCCACATGCATCTTCATTACCACCCACCTCCCAAAGTAAGAACGTTTGTTTGTATTATACCCAAACAAACGTTCGTTATGCAATGGTAAAATGAGCAATAAGGCCGGTTAGTGTAGATCTAAAGTTACATAACATAGGGGTCATCTGACGCGAACGTTCTAATAGTTTTATTGTGCTCCAGACTGGGACTTGTACTCTGCTTTAGAGGGAAAAACTCCCTCTAAATCGTAAAAAAACACTTGAAATCAACATTTACAGGGAAATATTCCCTCTAAATGCAAGAAAAATGCCTTTTTTCAGGATTATTGAGGCTATAGCATGAATTTATAGGGAATTATTCCCACTAAATTCATAGCTGAGGGTTTAATGCTCAAATTAGAGGCAAAAATTCCCTCTAATTTTTTTTCAGAAAAAAGGTCTCACCATGGCCCCAACTCCGAACAAAAACACCCTCTCAAATGGAGGCCACTGAAGAACTAACCATTTTGGATTAAGTGCTTCGTCACATTCAAAAAGAAGCATCACCCCCTCAGGGAAGATGTCTTCTTTTTGCTGTATTTGGCTGCACAACCATAATCCTTATTAGTCGTGTAGCTTCAAAATCCTCTTCAGATTAACTGCGAATATCGCCATTGCTCCTTGTAGCTCCATGCCTAAGAGACCCGAGGATATGGCTACATCGTACCCGTGTCTGTGTTTCAGTTCGCTATTCTTGGCTTCAATCTTGTACCGTTCTTTTGACTTGTCTTTGAAATAGTCGCTCTCTTGGAAAGCCATTTGCTCCGAATGCTCGTCGGAC
Above is a window of Paenibacillus wynnii DNA encoding:
- a CDS encoding cysteine desulfurase family protein, with the translated sequence MKPIYLDHAASTPVHPEVAGVMLKIMTEQFGNASSVHSFGRAAKKIINGARDVIASSLGCSPEEWVFTSGGTESDNLAIFGAVAVSSEKGKHIVTTKIEHHAVLHTFEILEKEGFSVTYLPVDSTGLVSVDDVRAALRSDTVLISIMFANNEVGTVQPIAEIGELAASRGVLFHVDAVQALGALPITLRDIPVDYMSFSAHKINGPQGIGGLYVRRGAPIHPRQHGGLQERGRRAGTENLAGAAGFAKAVERAVQQLEQKQADSLVLRNKLLGELDIRIGNESYTINGNSKHYLPNITNLSFPEVRTDVMLMNLDMEKISAASGSACTSGSLEISHVLRAMGLSSNLLNSAIRFSTGLGNTSEQMEYVAQKVETILKRLRNRD